From Streptomyces sp. 6-11-2, one genomic window encodes:
- the whiG gene encoding RNA polymerase sigma factor WhiG, producing MPQHTSGPDRAAIPQAARDGGSVRPPAPSTLEELWRSYKATGDERLREQLILHYSPLVKYVAGRVSVGLPPNVEQADFVSSGVFGLIDAIEKFDIEREIKFETYAITRIRGAMIDELRALDWIPRSVRQKARNVERAYATLEARLRRTPSEVEVAAEMGIAVDELHAVFSQLSLANVVALEELLHVGGDGGDRLSLMDTLEDTAADNPVEVAEDRELRTFLARAINTLPEREKTVVMLYYYEGLTLAEIGNVLGVTESRVSQIHTKSVLQLRAKLASFGR from the coding sequence ATGCCCCAGCACACCTCCGGGCCCGACCGGGCGGCGATCCCCCAAGCCGCCCGGGACGGTGGCAGCGTGCGGCCGCCCGCTCCTTCGACGCTCGAGGAGCTGTGGCGGTCGTACAAGGCGACGGGGGACGAGCGGCTGCGGGAGCAGCTGATCCTGCACTACTCGCCGCTGGTGAAGTACGTGGCGGGACGAGTGAGCGTCGGCCTGCCGCCCAACGTGGAGCAGGCCGATTTCGTTTCCTCCGGGGTCTTCGGGCTCATCGACGCGATCGAGAAGTTCGACATCGAACGGGAGATCAAGTTCGAGACCTACGCGATCACGCGGATCCGGGGCGCGATGATCGACGAGTTGCGGGCGCTGGACTGGATCCCGCGCTCGGTGCGGCAGAAGGCGCGGAACGTGGAGCGGGCGTACGCGACCCTGGAGGCGCGGCTGCGGCGGACGCCGTCGGAGGTCGAGGTGGCCGCCGAGATGGGTATCGCGGTCGACGAGCTGCACGCTGTTTTCAGCCAGTTGTCGCTGGCCAACGTGGTGGCGCTGGAGGAGCTGCTGCACGTCGGTGGCGACGGCGGGGACCGGCTGAGCCTGATGGACACGCTGGAGGACACCGCCGCCGACAACCCGGTGGAGGTGGCCGAGGACCGGGAGCTGCGCACGTTCCTGGCCCGGGCGATCAACACGCTGCCCGAGCGGGAGAAGACGGTCGTGATGCTCTACTACTACGAGGGCCTCACGCTCGCCGAGATCGGCAACGTGCTCGGTGTGACCGAGAGCCGGGTCAGTCAGATCCACACCAAATCGGTGCTTCAGCTGCGCGCGAAGCTGGCGAGCTTCGGGCGCTGA
- the trmD gene encoding tRNA (guanosine(37)-N1)-methyltransferase TrmD has translation MRLDVVTIFPEYLDPLNVSLVGKARARGQLNVHVHDLRGWTYDRHHTVDDTPYGGGPGMVMKTEPWGDALDTVLADGYETGSHAPALIVPTPSGRPFTQELAVELSERPWLIFTPARYEGIDRRVMDEYATRMPVYEVSIGDYVLAGGEAAVLVVTEAVARLLPGVLGNAESHRDDSFAPGTMANLLEGPVYTKPPEWRGHGIPEVLLSGHHGKIARWRRDEALRRTTAHRPDLVERCDPKAFDKKDREMLSILGWSPDPEGEAHGRFWRRTDGVEE, from the coding sequence ATGCGGCTCGACGTCGTCACGATCTTCCCCGAGTACCTGGACCCCCTGAACGTCTCCCTGGTCGGCAAGGCACGCGCGCGTGGACAGCTGAACGTGCACGTCCACGATCTGCGCGGCTGGACGTACGACCGCCACCACACGGTCGACGACACGCCCTACGGCGGCGGCCCCGGCATGGTCATGAAGACCGAGCCCTGGGGCGATGCCCTGGACACGGTCCTCGCCGACGGCTACGAGACCGGCTCGCACGCGCCCGCGCTCATCGTCCCGACGCCCAGTGGCCGCCCCTTCACCCAGGAACTCGCCGTGGAGCTCTCCGAGCGCCCCTGGCTGATCTTCACGCCGGCCCGCTACGAGGGCATCGACCGTCGGGTGATGGACGAGTACGCCACCCGGATGCCCGTCTACGAGGTCTCCATCGGCGACTACGTCCTCGCCGGCGGCGAGGCGGCCGTGCTGGTCGTCACCGAGGCCGTGGCGCGGCTGCTGCCCGGCGTCCTGGGCAACGCCGAGTCGCACCGCGACGACTCCTTCGCGCCCGGCACGATGGCCAACCTCCTGGAAGGCCCCGTCTACACCAAGCCGCCCGAGTGGCGCGGCCACGGCATCCCCGAGGTGCTGCTCAGCGGCCACCACGGGAAGATCGCCCGCTGGCGCCGCGACGAGGCCCTGCGGCGCACGACGGCCCACCGGCCCGACCTCGTCGAGCGCTGCGATCCGAAGGCCTTCGACAAGAAGGACCGCGAGATGCTGTCCATCCTGGGCTGGTCGCCGGACCCCGAGGGTGAGGCACACGGCCGATTTTGGCGCAGGACCGATGGCGTGGAAGAATAG
- a CDS encoding TetR/AcrR family transcriptional regulator, with protein MAEHRSMQRAALLDAARTLLSEGGTEALTFPALAERTGLARSSVYEYFRSRAAVVEELCEVDFPVWAAEVAAAMASADGPAAKVEAYVRKQLELVGDRRHRAVVAISASELDACAREKIRAAHGGLVAMIVEALGELGHEQPRLAAILLQGVVDAAVRRIELGAAEDPAAIAEAAVGMALRGVCG; from the coding sequence GTGGCCGAGCACCGGTCGATGCAGCGAGCCGCCCTGCTGGACGCGGCGCGGACCCTGCTGTCCGAGGGCGGGACGGAGGCGCTGACCTTCCCGGCCCTGGCCGAGCGGACGGGGCTCGCGCGGTCGTCGGTGTACGAGTACTTCCGGTCACGGGCCGCCGTGGTCGAGGAGCTGTGCGAGGTCGACTTCCCTGTGTGGGCCGCGGAGGTCGCGGCCGCGATGGCCTCCGCCGACGGGCCCGCGGCCAAGGTCGAGGCGTATGTGCGCAAGCAACTGGAGCTGGTCGGGGACCGACGGCACCGGGCCGTCGTGGCGATCTCGGCGAGTGAGCTGGACGCTTGCGCCCGGGAGAAGATCCGGGCGGCCCACGGCGGGCTCGTCGCCATGATCGTGGAGGCGCTGGGGGAGCTGGGGCACGAGCAGCCGCGGCTGGCGGCGATACTGCTTCAGGGCGTGGTGGACGCGGCGGTGCGGCGGATCGAACTGGGTGCCGCGGAGGATCCGGCGGCCATCGCCGAGGCCGCGGTGGGGATGGCACTGCGCGGCGTCTGCGGCTGA
- a CDS encoding YraN family protein: MNARSALGRYGEGLAARRLTQTGMTVLERNWRSGRTGEIDIVARDGDVLVVCEVKTRREGLFEHPMAAVTPEKAERLRGLAERWIQSHGGAPPGGVRIDLVGVLLPRRGAPVVEHVRGAA, translated from the coding sequence ATGAACGCACGAAGCGCGCTCGGCAGGTACGGAGAGGGCCTGGCGGCCCGGCGGCTGACCCAGACCGGCATGACGGTCCTGGAGCGCAACTGGCGCAGCGGCAGGACCGGCGAGATCGACATCGTGGCCCGGGACGGCGACGTCCTGGTCGTCTGTGAGGTGAAGACCCGCCGGGAGGGGCTCTTCGAGCATCCGATGGCCGCGGTCACGCCGGAGAAGGCCGAGCGACTGCGCGGCCTCGCGGAACGCTGGATCCAGTCCCATGGCGGGGCGCCGCCCGGAGGCGTCCGTATCGACCTCGTCGGCGTCCTGCTGCCCCGGCGCGGCGCTCCCGTGGTCGAGCACGTACGGGGGGCCGCCTGA
- a CDS encoding NUDIX hydrolase — protein MLAEDAGDAGDAEGTDGHRGGLRKVARVVLLDPEDRILLLHGHEPDDPADDWWFTPGGGLEGAETREEAALRELAEETGITEVELGPVLWRRTCSFPFAGRRWNQDEWYYLARTDRTAIEATALTELERRSVAGARWWTCQELIRAHETVYPTRLAELLRTLLDEGPPAGPVTLDTEIV, from the coding sequence GTGCTCGCTGAGGACGCCGGGGACGCCGGGGACGCCGAGGGCACGGACGGTCACCGCGGCGGACTGCGGAAGGTCGCTCGGGTGGTCCTGCTCGACCCCGAGGACCGCATCCTGCTGCTGCACGGCCACGAGCCGGACGACCCGGCCGACGACTGGTGGTTCACCCCGGGCGGCGGCCTGGAGGGTGCCGAGACGCGCGAGGAGGCCGCTCTGCGGGAACTCGCCGAGGAGACCGGCATCACCGAGGTCGAACTCGGCCCGGTGCTGTGGCGCCGCACATGCTCGTTCCCGTTCGCGGGCCGACGCTGGAACCAGGACGAGTGGTACTACCTGGCCCGTACGGACCGGACCGCGATCGAGGCCACGGCCCTGACCGAGCTGGAGCGGCGCAGCGTCGCCGGAGCGCGCTGGTGGACGTGTCAGGAACTGATCCGGGCACATGAGACGGTGTATCCGACCAGACTCGCCGAGCTGCTGCGCACACTGCTCGACGAAGGTCCCCCGGCCGGGCCCGTGACCCTCGACACCGAAATCGTCTAG
- the rplS gene encoding 50S ribosomal protein L19, whose protein sequence is MSHLLDFVDAASLREDVPAFRPGDTVNVHVRVIEGNRSRVQQFKGVVIRRQGSGVRETFTVRKVSFSVGVERTFPVHTPIVEKIELVTKGDVRRAKLYYLRELRGKAAKIKEKREN, encoded by the coding sequence ATGTCTCACCTGCTCGACTTCGTCGACGCCGCGTCGCTGCGCGAGGACGTCCCGGCCTTCCGCCCGGGCGACACCGTCAACGTCCACGTCCGCGTCATCGAGGGCAACCGCTCCCGTGTGCAGCAGTTCAAGGGCGTGGTGATCCGTCGCCAGGGCTCCGGCGTGCGCGAGACCTTCACGGTCCGCAAGGTCTCCTTCTCCGTCGGCGTCGAGCGCACCTTCCCGGTGCACACCCCGATCGTCGAGAAGATCGAGCTCGTCACCAAGGGTGACGTGCGCCGCGCCAAGCTGTACTACCTGCGCGAGCTGCGCGGCAAGGCCGCGAAGATCAAGGAGAAGCGCGAGAACTGA
- the lepB gene encoding signal peptidase I yields MGDVAVGARSGHDGEEHRGHPEGAADPAARSAVTSGSESETAEDGTVTEHNHSGDQGSGGSTPEARKPRSFWKELPILIVIALVLALLIKTFLVQAFSIPSDSMQNTLQRGDRVLVDKLTPWFGSEPERGEVVVFHDPDDWLAGEPAASPNALQTVLSWIGLMPSAEEKDLIKRVVGVGGDTVECKNTGPLTVNGKPLYEPYVYPGNTPCSVDDQGGQFTVHVPQGYIWVMGDHRQNSRDSRYNQTDKNHGMVPVKDVVGRAIVKAWPINRWGTLPVPETFDQQGINDHSSAAGALTVAPQGVALTAVVPVALWRRRRAAKAAAGTGTPTTATGSR; encoded by the coding sequence GTGGGGGATGTGGCGGTTGGCGCACGGTCCGGACACGACGGCGAGGAGCACCGCGGACACCCCGAGGGAGCGGCGGACCCCGCTGCGCGCAGCGCCGTGACCTCCGGGAGTGAGAGCGAGACAGCCGAGGACGGCACGGTGACGGAGCACAACCACAGCGGTGACCAGGGGAGCGGGGGCAGCACCCCCGAGGCGAGGAAGCCCCGCTCCTTCTGGAAAGAGCTGCCCATCCTGATCGTTATCGCGCTGGTGCTGGCGCTGCTGATCAAGACCTTCCTCGTACAGGCGTTCTCGATTCCCTCGGACTCGATGCAGAACACCCTTCAGCGGGGCGACCGTGTCCTGGTCGACAAGCTGACCCCGTGGTTCGGCTCCGAGCCCGAGCGCGGCGAGGTCGTCGTCTTCCACGACCCGGACGACTGGCTGGCGGGCGAGCCGGCGGCCAGCCCGAACGCGCTGCAGACGGTGCTCAGCTGGATCGGCCTGATGCCGTCCGCGGAGGAGAAGGACCTCATCAAGCGCGTCGTCGGCGTGGGCGGCGACACCGTCGAGTGCAAGAACACCGGCCCGCTGACGGTCAACGGCAAGCCGCTGTACGAGCCGTACGTCTACCCGGGCAACACGCCGTGCAGCGTCGACGACCAGGGCGGCCAGTTCACGGTGCACGTGCCCCAGGGCTACATCTGGGTGATGGGCGACCACCGGCAGAACTCCCGGGACTCGCGTTACAACCAGACCGACAAGAACCACGGCATGGTCCCGGTCAAGGACGTCGTCGGCCGTGCCATCGTCAAGGCCTGGCCGATCAACCGCTGGGGCACGCTGCCGGTCCCGGAGACCTTCGACCAGCAGGGCATCAACGATCACTCCTCTGCGGCGGGTGCCCTGACGGTGGCCCCCCAGGGCGTGGCCCTGACCGCGGTCGTGCCGGTGGCGCTGTGGCGGCGCAGGCGGGCCGCGAAGGCCGCGGCCGGTACGGGCACCCCGACGACGGCCACGGGAAGCCGCTGA
- the lepB gene encoding signal peptidase I: MDTEAQQTERDRSSRPCDGEPGETPGARGPEERSRFALMSRITEWLPGGRITLTALSGLTFLLLLNTFVMQPFEIPSGSMEPGLRIGDRVAVNKLAYRFGAVPRRGDVVVFDGTGYFGDGDYIKRVVGVGGDHVVCCDKEGRIQVNGRSVDESTFLYPGDSPSAVPFDVVVPEGTLFVLGDHRGDSSDSRDHLGSPGGGMIPVGDVIGRADWIVWPFGHRTHLHRPDAYARVPAAGHAGGSHG; this comes from the coding sequence ATGGACACCGAAGCACAGCAGACGGAGCGCGACCGCTCCTCCCGCCCTTGTGACGGCGAACCCGGTGAGACCCCGGGGGCGCGGGGGCCGGAGGAACGGTCGCGTTTCGCGTTGATGTCGCGGATCACCGAGTGGCTTCCCGGCGGGAGGATCACCCTGACCGCGCTGAGCGGCCTGACCTTCCTGCTGCTCCTCAACACGTTCGTGATGCAGCCGTTCGAGATTCCGAGCGGATCCATGGAGCCGGGATTGAGGATCGGGGACCGCGTCGCCGTAAACAAGTTGGCGTACCGTTTCGGAGCCGTGCCGCGGCGCGGCGATGTCGTCGTGTTCGACGGCACCGGGTACTTCGGGGACGGCGACTACATCAAACGCGTTGTGGGTGTAGGCGGAGACCATGTGGTCTGCTGTGACAAGGAGGGCAGGATCCAGGTGAACGGCCGGTCGGTCGACGAGTCGACGTTCCTCTACCCCGGTGACAGCCCCTCGGCCGTGCCCTTCGACGTCGTCGTGCCCGAGGGCACCCTGTTCGTCCTGGGCGACCACCGGGGCGACTCCAGCGACTCCCGCGACCATCTGGGCTCGCCGGGCGGCGGCATGATCCCGGTCGGCGACGTGATCGGCCGGGCCGACTGGATCGTCTGGCCCTTCGGCCACCGGACCCACCTGCACCGGCCGGACGCCTACGCGCGCGTGCCCGCCGCCGGCCATGCGGGCGGCAGCCATGGGTAG
- the lepB gene encoding signal peptidase I, producing the protein MGGESTTRTAPRSGGTGRDPVGGKAGQRLSGLAVAVGLVLFLAGFAWAAVIYRPYTVPTSSMAPTIGIGDRVLAQRVEGGQVHRGDVVVFHDTNWVQNSAVIKRVVAVGGDTVSCCEQGKLTVNGKQIDERYLKGADAEAGGFPTVKVPQGRLFLLGDERQGSLDSTAHLTDAAAGTVSRDAVDARVDAVVWPMKGLLDRPTGFEALGAFSQPGPLRTIATMIVAGAVLVLAGGAYGPIATRLGGSRARTRTESAGAR; encoded by the coding sequence ATGGGTGGCGAGAGCACGACGCGTACGGCCCCGCGCAGCGGCGGCACAGGCAGGGACCCGGTGGGCGGCAAGGCCGGGCAGCGGCTGTCCGGGCTCGCCGTGGCCGTGGGGCTGGTGCTGTTCCTCGCGGGATTCGCGTGGGCGGCGGTGATCTACCGCCCGTACACCGTGCCCACCAGTTCCATGGCGCCGACGATCGGCATCGGCGACCGGGTGCTGGCCCAGCGGGTCGAGGGCGGTCAGGTGCACCGCGGTGACGTGGTCGTCTTCCACGACACGAACTGGGTGCAGAACTCCGCCGTGATCAAACGGGTGGTCGCCGTCGGCGGCGACACCGTCTCCTGCTGCGAGCAGGGCAAGCTGACGGTCAACGGCAAGCAGATCGACGAGCGGTACCTGAAGGGCGCCGACGCCGAGGCCGGCGGTTTCCCGACCGTGAAGGTGCCCCAGGGCCGGCTGTTCCTGCTCGGCGACGAGCGTCAGGGCTCCCTGGACTCCACCGCCCACCTCACGGACGCGGCCGCGGGGACCGTCTCGCGCGACGCCGTGGACGCCCGGGTCGACGCCGTCGTGTGGCCCATGAAGGGCCTGCTGGACCGCCCCACCGGCTTCGAGGCGCTCGGCGCCTTCTCGCAGCCGGGCCCGCTGCGCACGATCGCCACGATGATCGTGGCGGGTGCCGTCCTGGTCCTCGCCGGGGGCGCCTACGGCCCGATCGCGACACGGCTGGGCGGCTCGCGCGCCCGCACCCGGACGGAGTCGGCCGGTGCTCGCTGA
- a CDS encoding YifB family Mg chelatase-like AAA ATPase, with the protein MGFARTCSVALVGVEGVVVEVQADLEPGVAAFTLVGLPDKSLTESRDRVRAAVVNSGGEWPQKKLTVGLSPASVPKAGSGFDLAVACAVLGAAERIDPRVLADIVMIGELGLDGRVRPVRGILPAVLAAADAGYEQVVVPECAAAEASLVPGVSVLGVRSLRQLIAVLTDEPVPEEEPDGQGRPDPLLAGLRLPGMGAAAGMHSVGAAQQDQGHDLADVVGQVSARTAVEVAAAGAHHLFLEGPPGAGKTMLAERLPALLPRLAREESLEVTAIHSVAGLLPPGRPLIDLAPYCAPHHSATMQALVGGGPGVARPGAVSLAHRGVLFLDETPEFSSHALDALRQPLEAGHVVIARSAGVVRFPAKFLMVLAANPCPCGRFSLRDTLCECPPSMVRRYQARLSGPLLDRVDLRVEVDPVTRSELTRRGARGEATAAVADRVRAARERASARLAGTPWRTNSEVPGRELRSRWHTVAGAMDEAERGLERGVLTARGLDRVLRVAWTVADLAGHDRPDASDVALALQLRTGVPQGVPMAIGAPT; encoded by the coding sequence ATGGGCTTCGCGCGTACGTGCTCCGTGGCCCTCGTCGGTGTCGAGGGCGTGGTTGTCGAGGTGCAGGCCGACCTCGAACCGGGTGTCGCCGCCTTCACGTTGGTGGGCCTGCCGGACAAGAGCCTGACCGAGAGCCGGGACCGGGTGCGGGCCGCGGTGGTCAACTCCGGTGGCGAGTGGCCGCAGAAGAAGCTCACGGTCGGGCTCAGCCCGGCCTCGGTGCCCAAGGCCGGCAGCGGCTTCGACCTGGCCGTGGCCTGCGCGGTGCTCGGCGCCGCCGAACGGATCGATCCCCGCGTGCTCGCCGACATCGTGATGATCGGGGAACTCGGCCTGGACGGGCGGGTGCGTCCGGTCAGGGGCATCCTGCCGGCGGTGCTGGCCGCCGCCGACGCCGGGTACGAGCAGGTGGTCGTGCCCGAGTGCGCCGCCGCCGAGGCCTCGCTGGTGCCCGGAGTCTCCGTCCTCGGTGTCCGCAGCCTGCGGCAGCTCATCGCGGTGCTGACCGACGAGCCGGTGCCCGAGGAGGAACCGGACGGGCAGGGACGACCGGACCCGCTGCTGGCCGGCCTGCGCCTGCCCGGCATGGGCGCGGCCGCCGGAATGCACAGCGTGGGCGCCGCCCAGCAGGACCAGGGACACGACCTCGCCGACGTCGTCGGCCAGGTCTCGGCCCGTACGGCGGTGGAGGTCGCCGCGGCCGGGGCGCACCACCTGTTCCTCGAAGGGCCGCCGGGCGCGGGCAAGACCATGCTGGCCGAGCGGCTTCCCGCACTGCTGCCCCGTCTCGCCCGGGAGGAGTCCCTGGAGGTCACTGCGATCCACTCGGTGGCCGGACTCCTGCCGCCGGGCAGACCGCTGATCGACCTCGCCCCCTACTGCGCCCCGCACCACTCGGCCACCATGCAGGCCCTCGTCGGCGGCGGCCCGGGCGTCGCCAGGCCGGGGGCGGTGTCGCTCGCCCATCGAGGTGTGCTTTTTCTGGACGAGACCCCGGAGTTCAGCAGCCACGCGCTCGACGCCCTGCGCCAGCCGCTGGAGGCGGGCCATGTGGTGATCGCCCGTAGCGCCGGGGTGGTGCGGTTCCCGGCGAAGTTCCTGATGGTGCTCGCGGCCAACCCGTGCCCCTGCGGCCGGTTCTCGTTGCGGGACACCCTGTGCGAGTGCCCGCCCTCGATGGTCCGCCGCTACCAGGCCAGGCTGTCCGGGCCGCTGCTCGACCGGGTCGACCTGCGGGTGGAGGTGGACCCGGTCACCCGCTCCGAACTCACCCGGCGCGGCGCCCGGGGCGAGGCCACGGCGGCGGTGGCGGACCGGGTGCGGGCCGCCAGGGAACGCGCGTCCGCCCGGCTCGCGGGCACACCGTGGCGGACCAACAGCGAGGTGCCCGGCCGCGAGCTGCGCAGCCGCTGGCACACGGTGGCCGGCGCCATGGACGAGGCCGAGCGCGGCCTGGAGCGGGGCGTCCTCACCGCGCGCGGACTGGACCGGGTGCTGCGGGTCGCCTGGACGGTCGCGGACCTCGCCGGCCATGACCGGCCCGACGCGTCGGACGTCGCCCTGGCGCTGCAACTGCGCACCGGAGTGCCACAAGGCGTGCCCATGGCCATCGGGGCGCCGACGTGA
- the dprA gene encoding DNA-processing protein DprA, with protein MNATRAPDRELLARVLLSRVIEPGDEAGGRWLREFGAVEVARRLLKGSPRLAGVSGKRWAGLCARAARAEPERDLVAAGEAGVRFVRPGDTEWPAQLDDLGDARPTGLWVRGRPGLRIWALRSVAVVGARACTRYGAHMAGVLASGLAERGWVVVSGGAYGVDGAAHRGALAAGGATVAVLACGVDRPYPRGHTELITRIAQQGLVVGELPPGDHPTPSRFIVRNRVIAALTRGTVVVEAAHRSGSLVTARAAQRLGRHTMGVPGPATSALSAGVHELLRGEAVLVGDAAEVVELVGDMGELAPDRRGPVLPRDLLEPDARQVLAALPARGAATPDEVARDARTTADDAIAKLYELQSLGYVERHGEGWKLTRQALISAREGRERC; from the coding sequence GTGAACGCCACCCGGGCCCCCGACCGCGAACTGCTCGCCCGGGTCCTCCTCAGCCGCGTCATCGAGCCCGGGGACGAGGCCGGCGGGCGGTGGCTGCGGGAGTTCGGGGCGGTGGAGGTGGCCCGGCGACTGCTGAAAGGCTCCCCTCGGCTCGCCGGGGTCTCCGGCAAGCGGTGGGCGGGGCTGTGCGCCCGGGCGGCACGGGCCGAGCCCGAACGGGACCTCGTCGCGGCCGGGGAGGCCGGTGTGCGGTTCGTACGCCCCGGGGACACCGAGTGGCCAGCGCAGCTCGACGACCTCGGCGACGCGCGGCCCACCGGGCTGTGGGTGCGCGGTCGGCCCGGCCTGCGGATATGGGCGCTGCGCTCGGTCGCGGTCGTCGGCGCCCGGGCCTGTACCCGGTACGGCGCCCACATGGCCGGGGTCCTCGCCTCCGGCCTCGCCGAGCGGGGCTGGGTGGTGGTCTCCGGCGGCGCCTACGGAGTCGACGGCGCCGCCCACCGCGGCGCCCTCGCCGCGGGCGGAGCCACTGTTGCCGTCCTGGCCTGCGGCGTCGACCGGCCCTATCCACGCGGGCACACCGAGTTGATCACCAGGATCGCCCAGCAGGGTCTGGTGGTCGGCGAACTGCCGCCCGGTGACCACCCCACGCCGAGCCGGTTCATCGTCCGCAACCGAGTGATCGCGGCGCTCACCCGGGGCACCGTGGTCGTCGAGGCCGCCCACCGCAGCGGATCGCTGGTCACCGCGCGGGCGGCGCAGCGGCTGGGACGGCACACCATGGGGGTGCCCGGCCCGGCCACCAGCGCGCTCTCCGCCGGTGTCCACGAGCTCCTGCGCGGCGAGGCGGTGCTGGTCGGAGACGCCGCGGAAGTCGTCGAACTGGTCGGCGACATGGGCGAACTCGCTCCGGACCGGCGCGGTCCCGTACTCCCGCGCGACCTGCTGGAACCGGACGCCCGGCAGGTTCTGGCCGCGTTGCCGGCGCGCGGCGCGGCGACGCCGGACGAGGTCGCCCGCGACGCCCGGACGACCGCGGACGACGCGATCGCGAAACTGTACGAACTCCAATCACTGGGGTACGTCGAACGACATGGCGAGGGATGGAAGTTGACACGCCAGGCGCTGATCTCGGCTCGGGAGGGCCGTGAGCGGTGCTGA
- the lepB gene encoding signal peptidase I translates to MGSRGRPRGVSANAADNLLPTGARRTAGPAGGRTRAERRKLQRKVKRRRRRSAVREIPLLVGVAVLIALVLKTFLVQAFVIPSGSMEQTIQIGDRVLVDKFTPWFGAKPQRGDVVVFHDPGGWLAGEQTAQKDDPVGVKQVKQGLTFIGLLPSDDEKDLIKRVVGVGGDHVKCCDTQGRVTVNGAPLNEGDYLYPDNAPSNTQFDITVPRGRLWVMGDHRANSADSRAHQETPYGGTVSENSVVGRAMVIGWPVGHWTMLKEPKTFSSVPDAAAGSTAAPRLSHRVVPDDPNGSVRLPSPAELPLVMGVVGLRRARGRRRHGVRSWRGGCGGWRTVRTRRRGAPRTPRGSGGPRCAQRRDLRE, encoded by the coding sequence ATGGGTAGCCGCGGCCGACCGCGCGGCGTCTCCGCCAACGCCGCCGACAACCTCCTGCCCACCGGGGCGCGGCGCACCGCGGGTCCGGCCGGCGGCCGCACCCGCGCCGAGCGGCGCAAGCTGCAACGCAAGGTCAAGCGGCGGCGCAGGCGCTCCGCGGTCCGGGAGATACCGCTCCTCGTCGGCGTCGCCGTGCTCATAGCCCTGGTGCTGAAGACCTTCCTCGTGCAGGCCTTCGTGATCCCGTCGGGCTCCATGGAGCAGACGATCCAGATCGGCGACCGGGTCCTGGTCGACAAGTTCACCCCGTGGTTCGGTGCCAAGCCGCAGCGCGGCGACGTCGTCGTCTTCCACGACCCGGGCGGCTGGCTGGCCGGCGAGCAGACCGCCCAGAAGGACGACCCCGTCGGGGTCAAGCAGGTCAAGCAGGGTCTCACCTTCATCGGCCTGCTGCCTTCCGACGACGAGAAGGACCTCATCAAACGGGTCGTCGGCGTCGGTGGTGACCACGTCAAGTGCTGCGACACGCAGGGCAGGGTGACCGTCAACGGCGCTCCCCTGAACGAGGGCGACTACCTGTATCCGGACAACGCCCCCTCCAACACCCAGTTCGACATCACCGTCCCCCGGGGCCGACTGTGGGTGATGGGCGACCACCGGGCCAACTCCGCCGACTCGCGCGCCCACCAGGAAACCCCGTACGGCGGAACCGTCTCGGAGAACTCGGTGGTGGGGCGGGCCATGGTCATCGGCTGGCCCGTCGGCCACTGGACCATGCTGAAGGAGCCGAAAACCTTTTCTTCGGTGCCCGACGCGGCGGCTGGGTCGACCGCCGCTCCCCGCCTGTCGCATAGGGTTGTACCAGACGATCCGAACGGATCGGTTCGACTCCCGAGCCCTGCGGAACTCCCGCTCGTTATGGGAGTGGTGGGCCTGCGCCGCGCACGGGGCAGGCGGCGGCACGGAGTGAGGAGTTGGCGTGGGGGATGTGGCGGTTGGCGCACGGTCCGGACACGACGGCGAGGAGCACCGCGGACACCCCGAGGGAGCGGCGGACCCCGCTGCGCGCAGCGCCGTGACCTCCGGGAGTGA
- a CDS encoding DUF2469 domain-containing protein, which translates to MSAEDLEKYETEMELKLYREYRDVVGLFKYVIETERRFYLTNDYEMQVHSVQGEVFFEVSMADAWVWDMYRPARFVKQVRVLTFKDVNIEELNKTDLELPGG; encoded by the coding sequence ATGAGCGCCGAGGACCTCGAGAAGTACGAGACCGAGATGGAGCTCAAGCTCTACCGGGAGTACCGCGATGTCGTCGGTCTGTTCAAATACGTGATCGAGACCGAGCGGCGCTTCTACCTCACCAACGATTACGAGATGCAGGTCCACTCAGTACAGGGTGAGGTGTTCTTCGAGGTGTCGATGGCCGACGCCTGGGTGTGGGACATGTACCGGCCGGCCCGGTTCGTGAAGCAGGTACGCGTCCTCACGTTCAAGGACGTGAACATTGAGGAGCTGAACAAGACCGATCTGGAGCTGCCGGGCGGGTGA